The following are from one region of the Gloeomargarita lithophora Alchichica-D10 genome:
- a CDS encoding NIL domain-containing protein: MDASKQVTNQLTLRVRVPGGGQDDPVLSQLITQYGVTVNIQAALFDPKHQAEAWLDLELYGSPAALAECLAVMQSRNWELVSQSTLGEVAGVSAPAPVTTPADTGLQCSHIHVRIPKAACDVPILSGLVSEHGLMVNLRGGLLSPSHEDDGWFDLDVQGTPAQIQSGLDYLRQRGLQVWHQERKADWSV; this comes from the coding sequence ATGGACGCAAGCAAGCAAGTAACCAATCAATTGACGCTGCGGGTGCGGGTACCGGGGGGGGGACAGGACGACCCGGTTTTGTCCCAGTTGATTACCCAGTACGGGGTAACGGTGAATATCCAGGCGGCGTTGTTTGACCCCAAACATCAGGCGGAAGCCTGGCTTGACCTGGAACTCTATGGTTCTCCGGCGGCTTTGGCCGAGTGCTTGGCGGTGATGCAGAGCCGGAATTGGGAATTGGTTTCCCAGTCAACCCTGGGGGAAGTGGCGGGGGTAAGTGCCCCTGCGCCGGTGACCACCCCGGCGGATACGGGGTTGCAATGCAGTCATATCCATGTGCGGATTCCCAAGGCGGCCTGCGATGTACCGATTCTCTCCGGTCTGGTGTCAGAACATGGGTTGATGGTGAATCTCCGGGGTGGCCTCCTCAGCCCCAGCCACGAGGATGACGGTTGGTTTGACCTGGATGTGCAGGGAACCCCAGCCCAGATTCAGAGCGGCCTGGATTACCTGCGCCAACGGGGGTTGCAGGTGTGGCACCAGGAGCGCAAGGCGGATTGGTCGGTTTAA
- a CDS encoding sulfite exporter TauE/SafE family protein has translation MFGIGGGAIMVPALVLWLGLDQKVATGTSLAAQVLPIGLLGAWVYHRSGNLQVNYAVVMVVGLLLGNGVGAVFANQPYVSSELMKKLYGGFLLVLGLRYLVWR, from the coding sequence ATGTTTGGCATTGGCGGCGGGGCGATCATGGTGCCTGCCCTGGTGTTGTGGTTGGGTTTAGACCAGAAAGTCGCTACGGGCACGTCCTTGGCGGCGCAGGTGTTGCCAATTGGTTTGCTGGGAGCCTGGGTGTATCACCGCAGTGGCAATTTGCAGGTCAATTACGCCGTGGTCATGGTGGTGGGGTTATTACTGGGCAATGGCGTGGGGGCGGTGTTTGCCAATCAACCCTATGTGAGCAGTGAATTGATGAAAAAGCTCTACGGCGGTTTTTTGCTGGTGTTGGGGTTGCGCTACCTGGTGTGGCGTTGA
- a CDS encoding VOC family protein translates to MPPQHGSPDWFELQTADARGASEFYGELFGWQFEEDQSTGMPYLMLKNGDKVIGGLWQTPASMPVPPHWENYITVTDVDAIAQKIDALGGTLLVPPQDVPNVGRFCTFQDPQGAVLSAITYYPQDV, encoded by the coding sequence ATGCCACCTCAGCATGGTTCACCAGACTGGTTTGAGTTACAAACCGCCGATGCCCGTGGTGCCAGTGAGTTTTATGGTGAATTATTTGGCTGGCAGTTTGAGGAAGACCAATCAACGGGAATGCCGTACCTGATGTTAAAAAATGGGGACAAAGTGATCGGTGGTTTATGGCAAACCCCGGCGAGTATGCCGGTGCCGCCTCACTGGGAAAATTACATTACTGTGACGGATGTGGATGCTATTGCCCAGAAGATTGACGCTCTGGGTGGTACGTTATTAGTCCCACCCCAGGATGTTCCAAATGTGGGTCGTTTTTGCACCTTCCAAGACCCCCAGGGGGCAGTGTTATCAGCAATTACTTATTATCCCCAAGATGTTTAA
- the psaA gene encoding photosystem I core protein PsaA: protein MTISPPEREAKVKVTVDRDPVPTSFERWAKPGHFSRTLSKGPKTTTWIWNLHANAHDFDSHTSDLEDISRKIFSAHFGHLAVVFVWLSGMYFHGAKFSNYSAWLADPLHIKPSAQVVWPIVGQEILNADVGGGFQGIQITSGFFQLWRANGITNEFQLYCTAIGGLVMAGLMLFAGWFHYHKAAPKLEWFQNVESMMNHHLAGLLGLGCLGYAGQQIHVSLPINACLDAIDAGAPLTVGGKLIATAADIPLPHEWILHPNLMADIFPHVPWGGLSGVLPFFTLNWGAYTDFLTFKGGLNPVTGGLWLTDTAHHHLALAVLFIVAGHMYRTNWGIGHSMKEILEAHRDPLLIGGTGHKGLYEILTTSWHAQLAINLALLGSLTIIVAQHMYAMPPYPYLATDYPTQLSIFTHHMWIGGFLVVGAGAHGAIFMVRDYDPAKNVNNVLDRVIRHRDAIISHLNWVCLFLGFHSFGLYIHNDTMRALGRPQDMFSDTAIQLQPVFAQWIQGIHAAAAGATAPYASASVSPIFGGETLVVGGKVAMMPMMLGTADFMVHHIHAFTIHVTVLILLKGVLFARSSRLIPDKANLGFAFPCDGPGRGGTCQVSGWDHVFLGLFWMYNSLSIAIFHFSWKMQSDIWGTVDADGTINHITNGNFAQSAITINGWLRDFLWSQASQVIGSYGSALSAYGILFLGAHFIWAFSLMFLFSGRGYWQELIESIVWAHSKLKLAPAIQPRALSITQGRAVGLAHYLLGGIVTTWSFFLARIIAVSG, encoded by the coding sequence ATGACCATCAGTCCACCGGAGCGCGAAGCGAAGGTCAAGGTGACTGTGGATCGTGACCCTGTACCCACTTCATTTGAGCGGTGGGCGAAGCCGGGGCATTTTTCCCGAACTTTGTCCAAAGGGCCGAAGACCACCACCTGGATTTGGAATCTGCACGCTAACGCTCATGATTTTGACAGTCATACCAGCGACCTAGAGGATATTTCCCGGAAAATTTTCAGCGCCCACTTCGGCCATCTGGCGGTGGTGTTTGTGTGGCTGAGCGGGATGTATTTCCACGGGGCGAAGTTTTCCAATTATTCAGCCTGGCTGGCGGATCCCTTGCACATCAAGCCGAGTGCCCAGGTGGTCTGGCCGATTGTGGGGCAGGAAATTCTCAACGCCGATGTGGGGGGCGGATTCCAGGGGATTCAAATTACCTCTGGGTTTTTCCAACTCTGGCGGGCAAACGGGATTACTAATGAGTTCCAACTGTACTGCACGGCGATCGGGGGCTTGGTGATGGCTGGCCTGATGCTGTTTGCGGGCTGGTTCCATTACCACAAGGCAGCTCCCAAGTTGGAGTGGTTCCAGAATGTGGAATCCATGATGAACCACCACCTGGCGGGTCTGCTGGGGCTGGGGTGTTTGGGCTATGCGGGGCAACAGATTCATGTGTCTTTGCCCATCAATGCCTGTTTGGATGCGATTGATGCGGGGGCACCCTTGACCGTGGGCGGTAAGCTGATCGCTACGGCGGCGGATATTCCTTTGCCCCACGAGTGGATTTTGCACCCCAATTTGATGGCGGATATTTTCCCCCATGTGCCCTGGGGCGGACTTTCTGGGGTGTTGCCCTTTTTTACTTTGAATTGGGGAGCCTATACGGATTTTCTGACCTTCAAAGGGGGCTTAAATCCGGTGACGGGGGGCTTGTGGCTGACGGATACGGCGCACCACCACTTGGCGTTGGCGGTGTTGTTTATCGTGGCGGGGCATATGTACCGCACCAACTGGGGGATCGGCCACAGCATGAAGGAAATCCTGGAAGCCCACCGTGATCCTTTGCTGATTGGCGGCACGGGTCATAAGGGTTTGTACGAAATCCTGACGACTTCCTGGCACGCTCAGTTGGCGATCAACCTGGCTTTGTTGGGTTCTTTGACGATTATCGTTGCCCAGCATATGTATGCCATGCCGCCTTATCCCTACTTGGCAACGGATTATCCCACCCAACTGTCCATTTTTACCCATCACATGTGGATTGGGGGCTTTTTGGTGGTGGGTGCGGGGGCGCACGGGGCGATTTTCATGGTGCGGGACTACGACCCGGCCAAGAATGTGAATAATGTGCTAGATCGGGTGATTCGGCACCGGGATGCGATTATTTCGCACCTGAACTGGGTGTGTTTGTTCCTGGGCTTCCATAGCTTTGGGCTGTACATCCACAATGACACCATGCGGGCGTTGGGTCGTCCCCAGGATATGTTCTCGGATACGGCGATTCAGCTCCAGCCGGTGTTTGCCCAGTGGATTCAGGGGATTCATGCGGCGGCAGCGGGGGCGACGGCTCCCTATGCCAGTGCCTCGGTAAGCCCGATTTTTGGGGGGGAAACCCTGGTGGTGGGTGGCAAGGTGGCGATGATGCCGATGATGTTGGGCACGGCGGACTTTATGGTGCATCACATCCATGCCTTTACCATCCATGTCACGGTGTTGATCCTGTTGAAGGGGGTGCTGTTTGCCCGCAGTTCCCGGTTGATTCCCGATAAGGCGAATTTGGGGTTTGCGTTCCCCTGTGATGGGCCGGGTCGGGGTGGTACCTGCCAGGTGTCCGGTTGGGACCATGTGTTCCTGGGGCTGTTCTGGATGTACAATTCCCTGTCCATTGCGATTTTCCATTTTTCTTGGAAGATGCAGTCGGACATCTGGGGCACGGTGGATGCGGATGGCACGATCAACCACATTACGAATGGTAATTTTGCCCAGAGTGCGATCACGATCAATGGCTGGTTGCGGGACTTTCTGTGGTCCCAGGCTTCCCAGGTGATTGGTTCCTACGGCTCGGCCTTGTCCGCCTACGGGATTTTGTTCCTGGGGGCACACTTTATCTGGGCGTTTAGTTTGATGTTTTTGTTCAGTGGCCGGGGCTACTGGCAAGAATTGATCGAGTCCATTGTCTGGGCGCACAGTAAGCTCAAACTGGCTCCGGCGATTCAGCCGCGGGCGTTGAGCATTACTCAAGGTCGGGCGGTCGGGCTGGCGCACTATCTCCTGGGGGGGATTGTCACCACCTGGTCGTTCTTCCTGGCTCGGATTATTGCCGTTTCCGGCTAA